AGTTTCCGGCTACTCCGGTCATTGAATTCCAAATAATTTCTGTGGAATTTTCCTGTTTACTATTTATTTCAATGTTTTCTCTGTGTTCTCCGTGCCCTCGGTGGTGATTTTTTAAAATCACAAAGTAGACATCCTGATATCCTCGTATATACTCGATAATATGGTTCGAGAGTCTCTACCCGGCACCGTAAATGACCGGACTACGAGGGAACACCGGTTCTTTTGGCATTCCTTTAAAGGAATCCGGTATACCATGCTGATTTTTGGCTCTGGTGGTTCCCTGGTTCTGGACTCGCCAGAGCTAATTTTATCTTGTCAGAACAAAATTTAACGGAGGTACCTAAAGGATGATTGACCGTTACACATTACCTGAAATGGGGAAAATCTGGACCCTGGAGAACAAGTTTCAAAAGTGGCTGGACGTGGAGATTGCCGCCTGTGAAGCCATGGCCGAACTGGGCTATATACCGGTGGAGGCGGCGAAGGCAATCAGGGAAAAGGCAGCTTTTGATGTTGACCGGATTAACGAGATTGAAAAGGTGACCAACCATGATGTGATTGCCTTCCTGACCAACGTGGCCGAAAACGTGGGTGAAGAGTCAAAATACATTCACATGGGTATGACTTCATCGGATGTGGGGGACACGGCCCTGTGTTTGTTAATGAAGGAAGCGGGAGAACTTTTGCTTCCCCGCCTGCAGATCCTGCGGGAAAAGCTGGTGGAAAAAGCCAAAGAGTACAAATATACACCGATGATCGGGCGGACCCACGGCATTCATGCCGAACCGATGACCTTCGGCATGAAAATGCTCCTCTGGATTGCGGAAACAGACCGCAATATCGAACGGCTGAAAAGGGCCATCGAAAATATCAGCGTCGGTAAGTTATCCGGGGCTGTAGGCACTTACGCCAATATCGACCCGGAAGTGGAGCGCCGGGTTTGCGAAAAACTTGGCTTAAAACCTGCGCCGATAGCCACTCAGGTTATTCAGCGGGACCGGCACGCTGAATACATGGCGACCATAGCGGTGATAGGATGCACGTTGGAAAAAAT
This genomic stretch from Thermincola ferriacetica harbors:
- the purB gene encoding adenylosuccinate lyase, whose protein sequence is MIDRYTLPEMGKIWTLENKFQKWLDVEIAACEAMAELGYIPVEAAKAIREKAAFDVDRINEIEKVTNHDVIAFLTNVAENVGEESKYIHMGMTSSDVGDTALCLLMKEAGELLLPRLQILREKLVEKAKEYKYTPMIGRTHGIHAEPMTFGMKMLLWIAETDRNIERLKRAIENISVGKLSGAVGTYANIDPEVERRVCEKLGLKPAPIATQVIQRDRHAEYMATIAVIGCTLEKIATELRNLQRTDIREAEEYFAKGQKGSSAMPHKRNPITGERISGLARVLRGNALAAMENVALWHERDISHSSVERVIIPDSTILLDYMLHLTIKIVSNLLVYPDAMMENMNKTRGLIYSQRVLLALVEKGILRERAYELVQRNAMEVWRTKQNFLDLLLADEDVTALISPEELRSLFDYQWYLRYVDTIFARFGL